ACTAAAATAGGAAAATTGTCCTGAACAAATTTATTTGCTAAAATATCTGAAAATGAAACAGCCGAACCAATTGATAAATATCTTTCATTCTTCGTGATACGTCCTAATTCCGTAACATTATCCAAACTTATAATCAGATCGTCTTGAGAAAATCTGCCCTCACCGACCATCATATCTGTTCCACCGGCAAGAAATTTGATTTTCTCATTTTTATTTACGCTAATCAAATTTGATATTTGTCCCAAATTCTCAGGTTGAATGAAATGAGATTGAGGAGAAATTTGAGTATTTTTTTTTAAATCGTTTTTTATCAATTTTTCGGGAATTTGTATCTTGTTTTTAACTAAATTTCGAACTGCATCAATAATTTTTTTGTACCCTGTGCAGCGGCATAGATTACCGGAAAGTGCCATTTTTATTTCGTTATCTGATATTTTATCGAAATCTTCTACATTTCCCAGAAATCCAACTGTGCTCATCACAAATCCCGTAGTACAAAAACCACATTGGACTGCTCCGGCATCTTCGTAGGCTTTTTGGATATCGTTAAAGAATGCAAAATCTTGAATTCCTTCGATTGTGAAAACAGATTTGCCATGCAATTGAGCAGCCGGAATAAGGCAAGAAGTAACGGTTTTACCATTCATCAGAACCGTGCATGCTCCACATTCTCCCTCTCCACAGCCTTCTTTTGAGCCGTAAAGATGAAAATCATCACGCAAAATATCCAATGCTCGTTTTAGGGGATGAACATCAATCTCTGTTTCGTGTCCGTTTAGATTAAATTGTATTTTCATTTTTTTCCATCATTTTGTATATTTTTTCGGGTGTAATAGGAAGTTCGTTTACTGTTATTCCGATTGCCAGACAAATAGCAGATGCCACTGCCTGAGGCGGTCCTACAATGGTAAGTTCTCCGAGTGCTTTCGCTCCGAATGGTCCGTTGAAATAACTATCTTCCACAATATTTACATCCATTTGGGGAATATCCATTGTAGTGGGAATTATGTAGTCGGAAAATCCATGATTCAAAATTTCTCCGTTTGGAGCAATCATATTTTCATAAAGTGCCAGTCCGATTCCTTGAACCGCTCCACCTTCGATCTGCCCTTCGGATTGCTGATGATTAATTGCCTTGCCGATGTCATTGCTCGTATAAAATTTTTTTACTTGCACGGCAAATGTTGTCAAATCTACCTCCACCTCTGCCACATTTGCTGACCATGAATAAACCGGATAGCCGTAACCTTTATAATTTTCTTCATCAAATTTGATAAAATCAGGATGATGATATTGAGTTTGCACCTTTAAGTTTCCATGTTTTTTATGATATTTCTTAGCCATTTCTGAAAATGATATTTGTTTATTTTTTAATCCCCGCTGACCTGCTGACCCGCTGACCTGCTGACCTGCTGACTCACTGACTCGCTGACCTGCTGACCTGCTGACCTGCTGATCTGCTGAAATGCTGTTCTGTATTTTTTCACAATTATCTACTAGCAATTTCCCGACGATCATTGTGCTTCGGGAAGCAACAGTGGGACCACTATTCGGAACTTTTGCCGTATTTTTTTCTTCTATAATAATATCTGAAAATGGAATTTGCAATTTATCTGCCACAATCCGTTTGAAAGCAGTATCCAGTCCCTGCCCCATTTCCGTATTTGCAGTTCGAATAACAACTTTTCCGTCTTCGATGAGTTCCATTTCAGCGATTGAGACCATTTCATTTTCACCGCTGCCTGTAAATCCGCAACCATGCATCCCAAATGACAAGCCAATCCCTTTGGCTATTTTTTCTTTATCCGATTTTTCCTGATTGAATTTTTGGAATTCTGCGTATTTTTCTGAAAAATTCGATTTTGAGAGGACGTAATCCAAACATTTTGGCAGACCAAAACTATAATTTATCGGCTGTCCCGTAGCAAGTGTATCACCGAGTTTCAGCATATTTTTTTGCCTTATTTGCAGTGGTGTAATTTTTAACCTTTTAGCAATTTCTTCGATGAGCATTTCCATAGCAAAAAGTGCTTGAGGTCCACCAAAGCCGCGAAACGCACTGCAAGGAACTTTGTTTGTGCGAACTGCAAATCCATTGATTTCGATATTCGGAATATAATAACAGCCAAGGGTAAGAACAGCTCGGGCAAGAACAACCGGACTAAGAGTGCAATAGGCACCACCGTCCAATGTTATTTCCGCATTTATTCCCATAATTTTTCCGTCTTTGGTAACTGCCGCTTGAATTTTTGTTTCTGATGGATGCCGTTTTGTGCTGAATTTAATATCCTCTTCTCTGTTATAGGTAAGCAGAACAGGCTTTCCTGTTTTTTGGGCAAGCAAGGCAACATGACCGCAAATAAGCGAAGGAAAATCCTCTTTCCCGCCAAACGCTCCCCCGGTGGAAACCTGTGTTACGTCAATTTTTACATCGGTATCTTTGAAAAGCGAATCCATTGCTCCCTGCACATAATAGGGACATTGCATCGAACCAAGAATATGAATCGTATCTCCGGAAGGAACTGCCATTACAGATTGCGGTTCAAGATAAACGTGTTCCTGATATCCGGTTTTGAACTTTTTTTCAAAGATTAAATTGGCCTTTTCTTTTGCCTTTTCAAAATCACCTTTAGAAATATGCAAATGCTCGAAAAGATCTTTTTTATTATTCAAGGCAGATTTCTTAGCTTGACCGATGGTTAGAATAGGTTTTCTGGGTGAATATTTAATCAGAATTTTCTCTCTTGCCTTTTTCAGTTTTTCTTTTGATTTACTTGCAAGAAGTAAAATCGGTTCACCAATGTAATTCACTTCCTCACCTGCAAGATAGGGCATATCATTTTCGATAATTGCCACATAATTATTCTTCACATCCTTTGCAGAAAGGATAACGATATCGCTCCAATCGAAAAATTTATCATAAGAAATTTTATCAACTTTTGCACAAGATTGAGTTGAGCGGATTGTGATTGTAAATAATAAATCTTGTGCAAAAATTTTATTCTCAATTTTCAGATCATTCAGATATTTTTCTGCACCCCGTATTTTTGAGGCAGCATCAATTCTTTTGTCTCTTTTATAATTTTTCATAATCCATTCTTAGATGAGAAATTTCCTTGTCATACAAAACAGCTTGCATTTCGGAGACGATGCTTATTGCAATTTCGTAAGTTGAATTTCCGCCGACTTTCAAGCCAATCGGTGAAAAAAGATTTGGTAAAGCGATCTTACCAATTTCATCGAATAACGCTTTCACATTTTCTTTTACCTTTATTTTTGAGCCAATCATTCCGACATATTTTAACTTTAATTTTCGTTTATAAATATTTCTCAATATTTCATAATCGTGCTTATGCCCGTGTGTTACAATTACAATAAAAGAATTTTCAGCAGGTGTAAATTCGTTGGAAAATTTGTCGTAATCTTCACAATGGACTTCATCTGCATTTGGGTGAATTTTAGGATTCGCAAAGTCTTTTCGATTATCCACGATTATTATTTGGAATTTTTGCCGATCAATAATTTTTTGCAAGGATTGAGAAATATGACCACCCCCGAAAATATACAGCTCGGTTTTTGGTGTTATACTTTCGAAAAAGACCCAGACATTTCCCCCACATAGCATTCCTACATTTTCAGAGGAATCGGATTCACTTTGCGAAAGGTCAAAAGAATAAGTTTGGTTTCTGTTGTTTTTTAGAAGTTCCAAACCTTTTTGAATTACCGCATTCTCCAGTTCACCACCGCCAACTGTCCCGAATGTTTCGCCATTACTCAAGATAATAATCTTCGATGCAATTTTGGCTGGAACCGATCCCTTTGTATCAACGATTGTTGCAATAACAAATTTGCTTTTTTGTTTTTTAAATTGGTAAATTTTTTCTTCAAAATCCATAATGCTTTCAAAATAATTGTGCTGTTTATTTGTCAACTAATCTGGAAAACAAATCCAAGCACGAATTAGTGTCCATCCGTAAACTCGCATTTTTGCAATGATTCTCCGAATGTGATTCGACGCAGATAAACACTGATTATGCAGATAAACGCTGATACTACTCTTTTGATACTTAATTTTTTATCTGCGTAAATCATTTTTTTCAGCGTTCATCTGCGTCCAATCTATACTTTATGGACAGACTCTAATTACAATAATTTTACAAATATGTTCTTTGCTTCGTGGTTATCTGTGAAATCCGTGATTCCAATCAAAATTACTCATTCTGTATTGATTTTATACTTTAACGGGAATTAGTATTTGTTAGTTGTTAAGAAAAGATGGTCGGGGTGCCGAGATTTGAACTCGGGACCTCCTGCTCCCAAAGCAGGCGCGCTAACCGGGC
Above is a window of Candidatus Cloacimonadota bacterium DNA encoding:
- a CDS encoding FAD binding domain-containing protein, which codes for MKIQFNLNGHETEIDVHPLKRALDILRDDFHLYGSKEGCGEGECGACTVLMNGKTVTSCLIPAAQLHGKSVFTIEGIQDFAFFNDIQKAYEDAGAVQCGFCTTGFVMSTVGFLGNVEDFDKISDNEIKMALSGNLCRCTGYKKIIDAVRNLVKNKIQIPEKLIKNDLKKNTQISPQSHFIQPENLGQISNLISVNKNEKIKFLAGGTDMMVGEGRFSQDDLIISLDNVTELGRITKNERYLSIGSAVSFSDILANKFVQDNFPILVDAIQTIGSPQIRHRATIGGNLANASPAGDSIPPLMVLEAKILLNNAADDEIRKVNMNDFFIAPGKSILKNGEFIQSIEIPFPQSDNQIHYFRKVGQRKSLTISKTSLALICKLENDRIENIKIACGSVAPTVLRLKRTEKFLIGKKVDNEIIEEAKEILQSEISPIADIRSTAEYRREITANLLEDFFIKLV
- a CDS encoding molybdopterin cofactor-binding domain-containing protein — encoded protein: MKNYKRDKRIDAASKIRGAEKYLNDLKIENKIFAQDLLFTITIRSTQSCAKVDKISYDKFFDWSDIVILSAKDVKNNYVAIIENDMPYLAGEEVNYIGEPILLLASKSKEKLKKAREKILIKYSPRKPILTIGQAKKSALNNKKDLFEHLHISKGDFEKAKEKANLIFEKKFKTGYQEHVYLEPQSVMAVPSGDTIHILGSMQCPYYVQGAMDSLFKDTDVKIDVTQVSTGGAFGGKEDFPSLICGHVALLAQKTGKPVLLTYNREEDIKFSTKRHPSETKIQAAVTKDGKIMGINAEITLDGGAYCTLSPVVLARAVLTLGCYYIPNIEINGFAVRTNKVPCSAFRGFGGPQALFAMEMLIEEIAKRLKITPLQIRQKNMLKLGDTLATGQPINYSFGLPKCLDYVLSKSNFSEKYAEFQKFNQEKSDKEKIAKGIGLSFGMHGCGFTGSGENEMVSIAEMELIEDGKVVIRTANTEMGQGLDTAFKRIVADKLQIPFSDIIIEEKNTAKVPNSGPTVASRSTMIVGKLLVDNCEKIQNSISADQQVSRSAGQRVSESAGQQVSGSAGQRGLKNKQISFSEMAKKYHKKHGNLKVQTQYHHPDFIKFDEENYKGYGYPVYSWSANVAEVEVDLTTFAVQVKKFYTSNDIGKAINHQQSEGQIEGGAVQGIGLALYENMIAPNGEILNHGFSDYIIPTTMDIPQMDVNIVEDSYFNGPFGAKALGELTIVGPPQAVASAICLAIGITVNELPITPEKIYKMMEKNENTI
- a CDS encoding XdhC/CoxI family protein; translation: MDFEEKIYQFKKQKSKFVIATIVDTKGSVPAKIASKIIILSNGETFGTVGGGELENAVIQKGLELLKNNRNQTYSFDLSQSESDSSENVGMLCGGNVWVFFESITPKTELYIFGGGHISQSLQKIIDRQKFQIIIVDNRKDFANPKIHPNADEVHCEDYDKFSNEFTPAENSFIVIVTHGHKHDYEILRNIYKRKLKLKYVGMIGSKIKVKENVKALFDEIGKIALPNLFSPIGLKVGGNSTYEIAISIVSEMQAVLYDKEISHLRMDYEKL